The following are encoded in a window of Sinomonas cyclohexanicum genomic DNA:
- the dhaK gene encoding dihydroxyacetone kinase subunit DhaK translates to MKKLINSPQKVVDESVEGFSAAHADLVRLHPDPMFISRAGGAVPGKVGLVSGGGSGHEPLHGGYVGRGMLDAAVPGAVFTSPTPEAIIPATQAADGGAGVVHIVKNYTGDVLNFETAGEMCAAEGIDVRTVLVNDDVAVEDSLYTAGRRGVAGTVLVEKIAGAAAERGDSLDAVEAVAKKVVANVRSMGLALTPCTVPHAGKPSFELAEDEIEIGIGIHGEPGRRRVGLEPADALTEHLLAPVVEDLGIGSGESVLLFINGMGGTPLSELYIVYRAAAKLLADRGITVERSLVGNYITSLEMQGCSVTVLRLDDELTELWDAPVHTPALRWGA, encoded by the coding sequence ATGAAGAAACTCATCAATAGCCCACAGAAGGTGGTGGACGAGTCGGTGGAGGGCTTCAGCGCGGCACACGCGGACCTCGTGCGCCTCCACCCCGACCCGATGTTCATCTCCCGCGCGGGCGGCGCGGTCCCGGGAAAGGTCGGGCTGGTCTCGGGCGGCGGGAGCGGGCATGAGCCGCTCCACGGGGGCTACGTGGGCAGGGGAATGCTCGACGCCGCGGTGCCGGGCGCCGTCTTCACCTCGCCGACGCCGGAGGCGATCATCCCCGCGACGCAGGCCGCGGACGGCGGTGCCGGTGTGGTTCACATCGTGAAGAACTACACGGGCGACGTCCTGAACTTCGAGACGGCCGGCGAGATGTGCGCGGCCGAGGGCATCGACGTGCGCACGGTCCTCGTCAATGACGACGTCGCGGTCGAGGACTCCCTCTACACCGCCGGGCGCCGCGGCGTGGCCGGCACTGTGCTGGTCGAGAAGATCGCGGGCGCGGCGGCGGAGCGCGGAGACTCGCTCGACGCGGTCGAGGCCGTGGCAAAGAAGGTCGTGGCGAACGTCCGCTCGATGGGCCTGGCGCTGACCCCGTGCACGGTCCCGCACGCGGGCAAGCCGAGCTTCGAACTCGCCGAGGACGAGATCGAGATCGGGATCGGCATCCACGGCGAGCCCGGACGCCGCCGCGTGGGCCTCGAACCCGCGGACGCCCTCACTGAGCACCTGCTCGCGCCCGTGGTCGAGGACCTCGGGATCGGTTCGGGGGAGAGTGTCCTCCTGTTCATCAACGGCATGGGCGGCACCCCACTCTCCGAGCTGTACATCGTGTACCGCGCGGCGGCCAAGCTGCTCGCCGACCGCGGCATCACGGTGGAGCGCAGCCTCGTGGGCAACTACATCACCTCGCTCGAGATGCAGGGTTGCTCGGTGACCGTTCTGCGCCTCGACGACGAGCTCACCGAGCTCTGGGACGCCCCCGTCCACACCCCGGCACTGCGGTGGGGTGCCTGA
- the dhaL gene encoding dihydroxyacetone kinase subunit DhaL yields the protein MAAAGTSVLDKAWAERWLRESARVIGEHREELIDLDRAIGDGDHGENMDRGFKAIVAKLDEASPDSVAAALKMAAMMLMSKVGGAAGPLYGTAYLRASTAVGDAEALDGAVVAAMLAAARDGIVARGKAQSGDKTMVDAWTPAVEAAGSAGDGLAALEAAARAAEAGAEATKPLVARKGRASYLGERSAGHVDPGAVSTALILRAAVTAAASEAAASEASA from the coding sequence ATGGCGGCGGCTGGCACGTCGGTCCTGGACAAGGCGTGGGCAGAGCGGTGGCTGCGCGAGAGCGCCCGCGTGATCGGTGAGCATCGCGAGGAGCTCATCGATCTCGACCGGGCGATCGGCGACGGCGATCACGGCGAGAACATGGACCGCGGCTTCAAGGCGATCGTGGCGAAGCTCGACGAGGCGTCCCCGGACTCCGTCGCGGCCGCGCTGAAGATGGCGGCCATGATGCTCATGAGCAAGGTGGGCGGCGCGGCCGGGCCGCTCTACGGGACGGCATACCTCCGCGCGTCCACCGCGGTGGGCGACGCCGAGGCGCTCGACGGCGCCGTGGTGGCCGCCATGCTCGCCGCGGCCCGCGACGGGATCGTGGCACGCGGGAAGGCCCAGTCTGGGGACAAGACGATGGTGGACGCGTGGACGCCCGCGGTAGAGGCGGCGGGATCGGCCGGTGATGGCCTCGCAGCACTCGAGGCGGCGGCCCGTGCCGCCGAGGCCGGCGCCGAGGCCACCAAGCCGCTCGTGGCCCGCAAGGGCCGGGCGAGCTATCTCGGCGAGCGCAGCGCCGGGCACGTCGACCCGGGCGCCGTCTCGACGGCGCTGATCCTGCGGGCCGCGGTGACCGCGGCGGCCAGCGAAGCAGCCGCAAGCGAGGCCAGCGCGTGA
- the dhaM gene encoding dihydroxyacetone kinase phosphoryl donor subunit DhaM — protein sequence MSPVGLLIVSHSARLAEGVVEVASQMADGVPLIAAGGTDDGGVGTSFEKVMDGIGAADTGEGVVVLTDLGSAVMTAESVLEFLDDDERSRVRIADAALVEGAVAAAVAAKAGAGLDGVVRAAEEAVKGAEAEEPPELSEPTESAVLTLKNPLGLHARPAAVLAGRLSAFDVGVTVNGVDGQSVMALMGLGAGQGQQLVVEASGPDASRAVGFVRDQVEAGFGEL from the coding sequence GTGAGCCCGGTGGGCCTGCTCATCGTCTCGCACAGTGCACGCCTGGCCGAGGGCGTGGTCGAGGTCGCGTCGCAGATGGCGGACGGCGTGCCGCTCATCGCGGCAGGCGGCACGGACGACGGCGGCGTGGGCACCTCGTTCGAGAAGGTCATGGACGGCATCGGGGCCGCGGACACGGGGGAAGGGGTCGTGGTCCTGACGGACCTCGGCTCGGCCGTCATGACCGCCGAGTCGGTGCTCGAGTTCCTCGACGACGATGAGCGCTCGCGGGTGCGGATCGCAGACGCTGCGCTCGTGGAGGGTGCCGTTGCCGCGGCGGTCGCGGCCAAGGCCGGCGCGGGGCTCGACGGCGTGGTGCGCGCCGCCGAGGAGGCGGTCAAGGGAGCCGAGGCCGAGGAGCCGCCGGAACTGAGCGAGCCGACCGAGTCCGCGGTGCTGACGCTGAAGAACCCCCTGGGTCTGCACGCCCGGCCCGCGGCCGTGCTCGCGGGGCGCCTCTCTGCGTTCGACGTGGGGGTGACCGTCAACGGCGTCGACGGCCAGTCCGTCATGGCGCTCATGGGGCTCGGGGCCGGTCAGGGGCAGCAGCTCGTGGTCGAGGCGTCGGGGCCGGACGCTTCGAGGGCGGTGGGGTTCGTCAGGGACCAGGTCGAGGCCGGCTTCGGAGAACTCTGA